A genome region from Sphingobium sp. CR2-8 includes the following:
- the araD1 gene encoding AraD1 family protein, translated as MTLRLLQHRSDNGQRSVIAAQGDAAYIVPGFTTIRALALHAIAQKISLAAAVDAAGQGDAIDIAAEFEAGRLLAPIDHEDGAHIQLTGTGLTHLGSAEGRDKMHREAAAVEKQTDSMRMFLEGLEGGKPAAGAVGQQPEWFYKGDGSQLVGPTDPLTMPAFAKDGGEEPELAGIYIIGEDGTPYRIGLALANEFSDHVTERHNYLWLAHSKLRQAALGPELLVGTPPEHIEGSSRIVRNGEVLWEKPFLSGEGNMSHSFANLEHHHFKYDLFRRAGDVHVHFFGTATLSFSDGIVPEEGDVFEIIAAPFTLPVRNALKRADPVQVAVKQL; from the coding sequence ATGACATTGCGCCTGTTGCAGCACCGTTCGGACAATGGCCAGCGGTCGGTCATCGCCGCACAGGGCGATGCGGCCTATATCGTGCCGGGCTTCACCACCATTCGCGCCCTGGCGCTGCACGCGATCGCGCAGAAGATCAGCCTTGCCGCCGCGGTCGACGCCGCCGGCCAGGGCGACGCGATCGACATCGCCGCCGAATTCGAAGCGGGCCGCCTGCTCGCGCCCATCGACCATGAAGACGGCGCGCATATCCAGTTGACCGGCACCGGCCTGACGCATCTCGGCTCGGCCGAAGGGCGCGACAAGATGCACCGCGAAGCCGCCGCCGTCGAAAAGCAGACGGATTCGATGCGCATGTTCCTGGAAGGCCTGGAGGGCGGCAAGCCCGCCGCTGGCGCAGTCGGCCAGCAGCCCGAATGGTTCTACAAGGGCGACGGTTCGCAGTTGGTCGGCCCGACCGACCCGCTGACCATGCCCGCCTTCGCCAAGGATGGTGGCGAGGAGCCTGAACTCGCCGGCATCTATATCATCGGCGAAGACGGCACCCCCTATCGCATCGGGCTGGCGCTCGCCAACGAGTTCAGCGACCATGTGACCGAGCGGCACAATTATCTGTGGCTCGCCCATAGCAAGCTGCGTCAGGCCGCGCTTGGCCCGGAACTGCTGGTCGGCACCCCGCCCGAGCATATCGAAGGGTCCAGCCGCATCGTCCGCAACGGCGAAGTCCTCTGGGAAAAGCCGTTCCTGTCGGGCGAAGGCAATATGTCGCACAGCTTCGCGAACCTGGAACATCATCATTTCAAATATGATCTGTTCCGCCGCGCGGGCGACGTCCACGTTCATTTCTTCGGCACCGCGACCTTGTCGTTCAGCGACGGCATCGTGCCGGAAGAAGGCGACGTGTTCGAAATCATCGCGGCGCCCTTCACCCTGCCGGTGCGCAACGCCTTGAAGCGCGCCGATCCCGTTCAGGTCGCCGTCAAGCAACTCTGA
- a CDS encoding discoidin domain-containing protein gives MRAMRMLLLAGAAMIGIGAASPPPPATLDTAAIATQRFGNDAPWYEHRIPFFESADPQIDAVYYYRWQLYRGHQRDLGAEGYITTEFFDDVDWQRHPYASLNDASGFHIGEGRWLNDRRFADDYINFMYGSGGNDRHFTDHMADSVWGRYLVDAERRDALKHLPVMNHIYRLWDDKYDFDKGLYFVEPLLDATEYTVSSIDASGGKDGFRGGNAFRPSINSYMFANARALSRMADMAGDKPLAAAYAARADALQKRVLADLWSDRLSHFIDRHQSRKNPFVNYWEPIRNRELVGYLPWMFDLVPDDAQYAAAWAHLLDPASLAGKAGMRTVEASYEYYMRQYRYLGDAPECQWNGPVWPYQTTQVLHGMANLLDHARQTGPVTRSAYMRLLRQYAALHYQGVGRDRRLDIEEDYHPETGKPIVGLDRSHHYFHSGFNDLILTGLVGIRPRADDMLEVNPLLPDARDPQALAWFRVQDVPYHGHKVAVTWDADGRHYGRGKGLAIEVDGREVARRDTLGRIEVPIDRAPTPAIARPINLAVQLVRGQFPMGSTSSNSDIENVHDAIDGRTWFFRELPNGWSSAPSPAQQWYAIDLGKPTDLARAELAFFADGEGFAAPQGYRLQAWVDGDWRDIAAPKGSPVANGVTDVRWPKLQTSKVRLLFTQPQGKATRLAEFKLFAQ, from the coding sequence ATGCGCGCGATGAGGATGCTTCTGCTGGCCGGGGCCGCGATGATCGGGATCGGCGCCGCGTCTCCCCCGCCCCCCGCCACGCTCGACACCGCCGCCATAGCCACGCAGCGTTTCGGCAACGATGCGCCTTGGTATGAACACCGCATCCCCTTCTTCGAATCGGCCGATCCCCAAATCGACGCCGTCTATTATTATCGCTGGCAGCTCTATCGCGGCCATCAGCGCGATCTGGGCGCGGAAGGCTATATCACCACCGAATTTTTCGATGATGTCGACTGGCAGCGCCACCCCTATGCCAGCCTGAACGATGCCAGTGGGTTCCACATAGGCGAGGGACGCTGGCTCAATGACCGGCGTTTCGCGGACGACTATATCAATTTCATGTATGGCAGCGGTGGCAACGACCGCCACTTTACCGATCATATGGCGGACTCGGTCTGGGGCCGTTACCTGGTCGATGCCGAACGTCGCGATGCCCTGAAGCATCTGCCCGTCATGAACCACATCTATCGGCTGTGGGACGACAAGTACGACTTCGACAAGGGGCTGTATTTCGTGGAGCCGCTGCTCGACGCCACCGAATATACCGTCTCCTCGATCGACGCGTCGGGCGGCAAGGACGGATTTCGGGGCGGCAATGCGTTCCGCCCTTCGATCAACAGCTATATGTTCGCCAATGCCCGCGCCCTGTCGCGCATGGCCGACATGGCGGGCGACAAGCCACTCGCCGCCGCCTATGCCGCCCGCGCCGACGCCCTGCAAAAGCGCGTCCTCGCCGACCTGTGGAGCGACAGGCTCAGCCACTTCATCGACCGTCACCAGTCGCGCAAGAACCCGTTCGTCAACTATTGGGAGCCGATCCGTAACCGCGAACTGGTCGGCTATCTCCCGTGGATGTTCGACCTCGTCCCCGACGATGCGCAATATGCCGCCGCCTGGGCGCATCTGCTCGACCCCGCCTCGCTGGCCGGTAAGGCGGGCATGCGCACGGTCGAGGCCAGTTACGAATATTATATGCGGCAATATCGCTATCTGGGCGACGCGCCGGAATGCCAGTGGAACGGCCCCGTCTGGCCTTATCAGACGACGCAGGTGCTGCACGGCATGGCCAATCTGCTCGACCATGCCCGGCAGACCGGCCCCGTCACCCGCAGCGCCTATATGCGGCTGCTGCGCCAATATGCCGCGCTCCATTATCAGGGCGTCGGTCGGGATAGGCGCCTGGATATCGAGGAGGATTATCACCCGGAGACCGGCAAGCCGATCGTCGGCCTCGACCGCAGCCACCATTATTTCCATTCGGGTTTTAACGACCTGATCCTGACCGGCCTGGTCGGCATCCGCCCGCGCGCCGACGACATGCTGGAAGTGAACCCACTGCTCCCCGATGCGCGCGATCCGCAGGCGCTCGCCTGGTTCCGGGTGCAGGACGTGCCCTATCACGGCCACAAGGTCGCGGTGACGTGGGACGCAGACGGCCGCCATTACGGCCGGGGCAAGGGGCTGGCGATCGAAGTGGACGGCAGGGAAGTCGCACGGCGCGACACGCTGGGCCGCATAGAGGTTCCGATCGACCGCGCGCCCACACCCGCCATCGCCCGTCCGATCAACCTCGCCGTACAACTGGTGCGCGGGCAATTCCCGATGGGATCGACGTCCAGCAATAGCGACATCGAAAATGTCCATGATGCGATCGACGGCCGCACCTGGTTCTTCCGGGAACTGCCCAATGGCTGGTCGTCCGCACCCTCTCCGGCGCAACAATGGTATGCCATCGACCTTGGCAAGCCGACCGACCTCGCCCGCGCCGAACTGGCCTTCTTCGCCGACGGCGAGGGCTTCGCCGCCCCGCAAGGCTATCGGCTCCAAGCGTGGGTCGATGGAGACTGGCGTGACATCGCCGCGCCAAAGGGCAGCCCGGTCGCCAACGGCGTGACCGATGTCCGCTGGCCGAAGCTTCAGACCAGCAAGGTCCGCCTGCTCTTCACCCAGCCCCAGGGCAAGGCGACCCGCCTCGCCGAATTCAAGCTGTTTGCGCAATAA
- a CDS encoding TonB-dependent receptor, which yields MAIKPITLASASIFALMLAGTAQAQDTTAPQPQAAQGSDEAADIVVTGVRASIVGALNVRKNSTQIVNSIVSEDVGKLPDNNVIEALQRVTGVQVTNRTGGEAAGISIRGLTDALTTLNGRNIFTAAGQAFSLQDISANLVNRVDVFKTRSADQIETGLAGQVDVQTRRPFDFDGFAISGLARGIYNEQADTYNPNVALLVSDRWETGIGDIGILVNGSYTRTKYRDQTVTAGALVPFATLTPSAGTGLTGFQRIFPAGRNPVTGAYIRGPGAGEWTPGLDRGLSTAAGSSMLVNGISTPYWLSRDAVFSSDLYGKRERPSFNVALQWAPNASSVYTAEVFYAGFRGETFNSLQFSFVDFWDNPQAPTLYEGTNIVKSRVANNVYGFNSGDYNKSKTDSFVYALNGKWDLGDRGKIVGDIAYQTSTVKSSFLAMRTERASTRNSINVDFNAGGGIPSFHFNDDSVLTNPALWNVAQFYDNANRDKGSAITGTLDGYYTWDEGFIRQIKAGIRIDQRKASTSVRTQDAGAPRARTTLAGLGTDAAFTNKDFYQGGADVPTSWTLPSGYWLHDNADTVRGLYGLRTADQLSLQRVFNIDESTIAAYLQADGEVSIFGRPLKLQGGVRYVTVDTDYDFFDRYNGGAQTSVSRGSDKFLPSFTARYEIFDNLRVRFNYGETLRRPNFTDINPNYNLVGDLTNLGYGSGTAGTASLNPTHSKNIDVALEWYFERNSAITATAFRRKISGLVVPLTVQEFIPNNGIVAGATNNFAITRPVNASDGVLKGIELGLTYFPSYLPSVLNGLGFVGSVTILDSKQNIPQSDSAGNITGQSTSSFFGVSDLSYNATLAYDNGPIGARLSYIWRKEFLANNEARLFANPIGVWRNPEKSLDLQLTWNVNDRLGVTFDAVNLTKSKQQTYYKFEDVGGPDQFNLGTTLLSRTFALGVRYTFK from the coding sequence ATGGCAATCAAGCCGATCACACTCGCTTCCGCTTCCATCTTCGCACTCATGCTGGCTGGCACCGCACAGGCGCAGGACACGACCGCCCCGCAGCCGCAGGCCGCGCAGGGCAGCGACGAAGCCGCCGACATCGTCGTGACCGGCGTCCGCGCCTCGATCGTGGGCGCGTTGAACGTCCGCAAGAATTCCACTCAGATCGTCAATTCGATCGTGTCGGAAGATGTCGGCAAGCTGCCCGACAACAATGTCATCGAAGCGCTCCAGCGCGTCACCGGTGTTCAGGTCACGAACCGCACGGGGGGCGAAGCGGCAGGTATTTCGATCCGCGGCCTGACCGATGCGCTGACGACCCTCAACGGCCGCAACATCTTCACCGCTGCGGGGCAGGCCTTCTCGCTTCAGGATATTTCGGCGAACCTCGTCAACCGCGTCGACGTGTTCAAGACACGCTCGGCCGATCAGATCGAAACCGGCCTCGCTGGACAAGTCGATGTTCAGACGCGCCGTCCGTTCGATTTCGACGGTTTCGCCATTTCGGGCCTGGCGCGCGGCATCTATAATGAGCAGGCCGACACCTATAATCCGAACGTAGCACTGCTGGTCAGCGACCGCTGGGAAACCGGCATCGGCGACATCGGCATTCTGGTGAATGGCAGCTACACTCGCACCAAATATCGCGATCAGACAGTGACGGCGGGCGCGCTGGTGCCCTTCGCCACGCTAACGCCTTCCGCAGGTACAGGCCTGACTGGTTTCCAGCGCATTTTCCCGGCTGGCCGGAACCCGGTTACAGGCGCGTATATTCGTGGCCCAGGCGCTGGTGAATGGACCCCCGGTCTGGATCGCGGCCTGTCCACCGCCGCCGGTTCCTCGATGCTCGTCAACGGCATTTCCACGCCCTATTGGCTCTCGCGCGACGCCGTGTTCAGCTCCGATCTCTATGGCAAGCGCGAGCGTCCGTCCTTCAACGTTGCGCTGCAATGGGCGCCCAACGCCAGCTCGGTCTATACGGCTGAGGTCTTCTATGCCGGATTCCGCGGCGAAACCTTCAACAGCCTGCAATTCAGCTTCGTCGATTTCTGGGACAATCCGCAGGCGCCGACGCTGTATGAAGGCACCAACATCGTCAAATCGCGCGTTGCCAACAACGTCTATGGCTTCAACAGCGGAGACTATAACAAGTCTAAGACGGATAGCTTCGTCTATGCGCTGAACGGCAAGTGGGACTTGGGCGATCGCGGCAAGATCGTGGGCGACATCGCCTATCAGACCAGCACGGTGAAATCTTCCTTCCTCGCCATGCGGACAGAGCGCGCGAGCACCCGGAACTCTATCAACGTCGATTTCAACGCTGGCGGCGGCATCCCCTCGTTCCACTTCAATGACGACAGCGTGCTGACCAATCCGGCCCTCTGGAACGTCGCGCAATTTTACGACAACGCCAATCGCGACAAGGGCAGCGCCATCACCGGCACGCTCGACGGCTACTACACCTGGGATGAAGGCTTCATCCGCCAGATCAAGGCCGGTATCCGCATAGACCAGCGCAAGGCGTCGACGTCCGTGCGGACGCAGGATGCAGGCGCGCCGCGGGCACGCACCACGCTTGCAGGCCTTGGCACGGACGCCGCCTTCACCAACAAGGATTTCTATCAGGGCGGTGCCGATGTGCCGACCAGCTGGACCCTGCCCAGCGGTTACTGGCTGCACGACAATGCCGACACGGTGCGTGGCCTCTACGGCCTGCGGACGGCGGACCAGCTGTCGCTCCAGCGCGTGTTCAACATCGACGAAAGCACCATCGCCGCCTATCTCCAGGCCGATGGCGAAGTGTCGATCTTCGGTCGCCCGCTTAAGCTCCAGGGCGGCGTGCGCTATGTCACCGTCGATACCGACTATGACTTCTTCGACCGCTATAATGGTGGCGCACAGACAAGCGTGTCGCGCGGGTCGGACAAGTTCCTGCCCAGCTTCACGGCGCGCTACGAGATTTTCGACAATCTGCGCGTGCGCTTCAACTATGGCGAAACCCTGCGTCGGCCCAACTTCACCGACATCAATCCCAATTATAATCTGGTCGGCGACCTGACCAACCTTGGCTATGGCAGCGGTACGGCAGGCACGGCGTCGCTCAACCCGACTCATTCCAAGAATATCGACGTGGCGCTGGAATGGTATTTCGAGCGGAACAGCGCGATCACCGCGACGGCTTTCCGTCGTAAGATCAGTGGGCTAGTCGTGCCGCTGACGGTGCAGGAATTCATTCCCAACAATGGCATCGTGGCGGGCGCGACCAATAATTTCGCCATCACGCGGCCCGTCAACGCGTCGGACGGCGTGCTCAAGGGCATCGAACTGGGCCTGACCTACTTCCCGTCCTACCTGCCCAGCGTCCTCAACGGCCTGGGCTTCGTAGGCAGCGTCACGATCCTTGATTCCAAGCAGAATATTCCGCAGTCGGATTCGGCAGGCAATATCACTGGCCAGTCGACCTCGTCCTTCTTCGGCGTATCGGACCTCAGCTACAACGCCACTCTCGCTTATGACAACGGCCCTATCGGGGCGCGCCTGTCCTATATCTGGCGCAAGGAGTTCCTGGCGAACAACGAAGCCCGTCTGTTCGCCAACCCGATCGGTGTATGGCGCAACCCGGAAAAGAGCCTGGACCTTCAGCTCACCTGGAACGTCAACGATCGCCTGGGCGTGACCTTCGACGCGGTGAACCTGACCAAGTCGAAACAGCAGACATATTATAAGTTTGAGGATGTCGGCGGGCCGGATCAGTTCAACCTCGGCACCACCCTGCTATCGCGCACCTTCGCGCTGGGTGTCCGCTACACCTTTAAATAA
- a CDS encoding family 43 glycosylhydrolase, with protein sequence MPLALSRRGFIGSAAALSATPAIVQAASTPATAPVPVNPLVKQRADAQVFRHDDGYYYLTGSVPEYDRLVLRQSKTIAGLATAKEAVLWRHEASGPRSGYIWAPELHQIDGTWYMYFAAGPAGGGDDVFRIRTYAIVCDGPDPMTGKWRVLGELQTPWDSFNLDSTSFVHKGIRYFAWAQREPGIETNSNLYIARLESPLKLGKTVTRLTVPTLDWEVRGYKVAEAPAVLHRNGRLFMTYSASATDARYCLGLLTADENADLLDAKSWTKSPQPVFVSNKATSVYGPGHNSFTVDEQGRDMLVYHGRDYETIQGDPLLNPDRHTRVQRLYYTADGTPDFGVPVGNGPLPERFISAADPTRLLAHDGASLLAGNPALAQTQFRQTQGRAGKQSVMLSPILLPDHYLVAKKDGSVTLEQDSKSADFALRSQFVRLEDKAGGQLRFAAISAPGKALGLADGQVRLVPSRDASAYWRAD encoded by the coding sequence ATGCCCCTAGCCCTATCCCGCCGCGGCTTCATCGGCAGCGCCGCCGCGCTGTCCGCAACGCCTGCCATCGTCCAGGCCGCCTCGACCCCGGCCACCGCGCCGGTCCCGGTCAATCCGCTGGTCAAGCAGCGCGCCGATGCGCAGGTGTTCCGCCACGACGACGGCTATTATTATCTGACCGGCTCCGTTCCCGAATATGACCGGCTGGTGCTGCGCCAGTCGAAGACGATCGCGGGCCTGGCCACCGCAAAGGAAGCGGTGCTGTGGCGGCATGAGGCCAGCGGCCCGCGTTCGGGCTATATCTGGGCGCCCGAACTCCATCAGATCGACGGCACATGGTATATGTATTTCGCCGCCGGTCCGGCAGGCGGTGGCGACGACGTGTTCCGAATCCGCACCTATGCGATCGTCTGCGACGGGCCCGATCCGATGACCGGCAAGTGGCGTGTGCTGGGTGAATTGCAGACGCCCTGGGACAGTTTCAACCTCGATTCGACCAGTTTCGTGCATAAGGGCATACGCTATTTCGCTTGGGCGCAGCGCGAACCGGGCATCGAAACCAACAGCAACCTCTATATCGCCAGGCTGGAATCGCCGCTCAAGCTGGGCAAGACGGTCACGCGCCTGACGGTCCCGACGCTCGATTGGGAAGTGCGCGGCTACAAAGTCGCCGAAGCGCCCGCCGTCCTGCATCGCAACGGCCGCCTGTTCATGACCTATTCGGCCAGCGCCACCGATGCGCGCTATTGCCTGGGCCTGTTGACGGCAGACGAAAATGCGGACCTGCTGGATGCCAAGAGCTGGACCAAATCGCCCCAGCCGGTCTTCGTCAGCAACAAGGCGACCAGCGTCTATGGCCCCGGCCACAACAGCTTCACGGTGGATGAGCAGGGCCGGGACATGCTGGTCTATCATGGCCGCGATTATGAAACGATCCAAGGCGATCCGCTGCTCAACCCCGATCGCCACACCCGTGTCCAGCGCCTCTATTACACCGCCGACGGCACGCCCGATTTCGGCGTGCCCGTGGGCAATGGCCCGCTGCCCGAACGCTTCATTTCCGCCGCCGACCCGACGCGCCTGCTGGCCCATGACGGCGCCAGCCTGCTGGCCGGCAACCCGGCGCTGGCCCAGACCCAGTTCCGCCAGACACAGGGCCGGGCCGGCAAGCAAAGCGTGATGCTGTCCCCCATCCTGCTGCCCGACCATTATCTGGTCGCGAAAAAGGATGGGTCGGTGACGCTGGAACAGGACAGCAAGAGCGCCGACTTCGCCCTGCGCAGCCAGTTCGTACGGCTGGAAGACAAGGCCGGCGGTCAGTTGCGCTTCGCCGCCATCTCCGCCCCCGGCAAGGCGCTGGGCCTGGCGGACGGTCAGGTTCGCCTCGTCCCCAGTCGCGACGCCAGCGCATATTGGCGCGCCGACTGA
- a CDS encoding Gfo/Idh/MocA family protein encodes MDPIRIAIVGIGKIARDQHVPAILGNNAFSLAATVSPHDAGLDGVPHHASLDDLLAQGPAVDAIALCTPPQVRYDLAAQALKKGIHLFLEKPPGATLAEVEALKSQADKVGVSLFAAWHSRFAAGVAPARAWLAERRIEKVSIVWREDVRVWHPGQAWIWQPGGLGVFDPGINALSIVTHILPRPFFLKDATLVLPENRAAPIAADMMFRDTAGAPIHMDLDWRQTGPQSWDIVVETDAGTLKLAHGGAVLTLPSGTEHGEDVEYAGLYARFATLIRGGRSDVDTSPLRLVADAFLRGRRETTQAFHD; translated from the coding sequence ATGGACCCGATCCGCATCGCGATCGTGGGCATAGGCAAGATCGCGCGCGATCAGCATGTGCCTGCGATTCTGGGCAACAACGCTTTCAGCCTGGCGGCCACCGTCAGCCCGCATGATGCTGGGCTGGACGGCGTGCCGCATCATGCCAGCCTGGACGATCTGCTCGCCCAGGGACCGGCGGTGGACGCCATCGCGCTCTGCACCCCGCCGCAGGTCCGTTATGACCTGGCGGCGCAGGCGCTGAAGAAGGGCATCCACCTCTTCCTGGAAAAGCCGCCCGGCGCGACGTTGGCGGAAGTGGAAGCGCTCAAAAGCCAGGCCGACAAGGTCGGCGTCAGCCTGTTCGCCGCCTGGCACAGCCGCTTTGCCGCCGGGGTCGCTCCGGCGCGCGCATGGCTGGCCGAACGCAGGATCGAAAAGGTCTCGATCGTCTGGCGCGAAGACGTGCGCGTCTGGCATCCGGGCCAGGCGTGGATCTGGCAGCCCGGCGGGTTGGGCGTGTTCGATCCTGGCATCAACGCGCTGTCGATCGTCACTCATATATTGCCGCGCCCCTTCTTCCTGAAGGACGCGACTCTGGTGCTGCCGGAAAACCGCGCCGCGCCCATCGCCGCCGACATGATGTTCCGCGATACGGCAGGCGCGCCGATCCACATGGATCTCGACTGGCGCCAGACCGGCCCGCAAAGCTGGGACATAGTGGTCGAAACCGATGCGGGGACGCTCAAGCTCGCTCATGGCGGCGCGGTGCTGACCCTGCCCAGCGGCACCGAACATGGCGAGGATGTCGAATATGCGGGCCTCTATGCCCGCTTCGCCACGCTGATCCGGGGCGGGCGGTCGGATGTCGACACCAGCCCGCTGCGGCTGGTGGCCGACGCCTTCCTGCGCGGTCGCCGCGAAACTACGCAAGCATTTCACGACTAA
- a CDS encoding arabinan endo-1,5-alpha-L-arabinosidase, translated as MTRHIMTSLAGLALLATVGAACAQQPVQPTGTSLNSRLTGDLVPTHDPVIAREGDTYHVFSTGHGKRLIETRTSKDLVTWTAGDPIFTALPTWAKDAIPGSDGMWAPDISYVNGRYRLYYSVSTFGSNRSAIGLATSPTLDPKAKNYGWRDEGLVVMSTKDDDYNAIDPNFIIDRDGRHWLSLGSFWTGIKLFALDPKTGKPKDAKAKPLSIARRPAPAGGPAPVEAPFIVDHGGYYWLMVSYDYCCKGVNSTYYTVMGRSKAITGPYLGKDGSPLMEGGGTIFLRADLAEQQRFRGPGHAGWLHDVDAKGGDGRDYVVYHAYDKQANGAPTLRIAPVIWGADGWPVAQY; from the coding sequence ATGACGCGGCATATCATGACAAGCCTGGCGGGCCTCGCTCTGCTGGCTACAGTCGGCGCGGCCTGCGCCCAGCAGCCCGTGCAACCGACCGGCACCAGCCTCAACAGCCGCCTGACCGGCGACCTAGTCCCGACCCATGATCCCGTCATCGCCCGCGAAGGCGACACCTATCATGTGTTCAGCACCGGCCATGGCAAGCGGCTGATCGAAACCCGCACGTCGAAGGATCTGGTGACCTGGACCGCGGGGGACCCGATCTTCACCGCCCTTCCCACCTGGGCGAAGGACGCGATCCCCGGCAGCGATGGCATGTGGGCGCCCGACATCAGCTACGTCAACGGCCGCTACCGCCTTTATTATTCGGTATCGACCTTCGGTTCCAACCGCTCGGCCATCGGCCTCGCCACCAGCCCGACGCTGGACCCCAAGGCGAAAAATTACGGCTGGCGCGACGAAGGGCTGGTCGTCATGTCCACGAAGGACGACGACTATAACGCCATCGACCCCAATTTCATCATCGATCGGGATGGCCGCCACTGGCTGTCGCTGGGCAGTTTCTGGACCGGGATCAAGCTGTTCGCACTCGACCCGAAGACCGGCAAGCCCAAGGATGCGAAGGCCAAGCCGCTGTCGATCGCCCGCCGCCCCGCCCCCGCAGGCGGCCCGGCCCCGGTCGAGGCGCCCTTCATCGTCGACCATGGCGGCTATTATTGGCTGATGGTCAGCTACGACTATTGCTGCAAGGGCGTGAACAGCACCTATTATACCGTCATGGGTCGATCCAAGGCCATCACCGGCCCCTATCTGGGCAAGGACGGCAGCCCCCTGATGGAGGGCGGCGGCACCATTTTCCTGCGCGCCGACTTGGCCGAACAGCAGCGTTTCCGTGGCCCCGGCCATGCGGGCTGGCTGCATGACGTTGATGCCAAGGGTGGGGATGGCAGGGACTATGTCGTCTATCATGCCTATGACAAGCAGGCGAACGGCGCGCCGACGCTGCGCATTGCGCCGGTCATTTGGGGAGCGGACGGCTGGCCCGTCGCCCAATATTAA
- a CDS encoding alpha-N-arabinofuranosidase has product MMKSLRRASAALLLCASALATTTAVADTDGKPTTATIHADKPGPVYDKAIFTQFAEHLGNGIYGGLYVGNDKSIPNTNGFRNDVISALRNLSVPIIRWPGGCFADEYHWREGIGAKNKRPVKINTHWGGVTEPNSVGTHEFFELVRQVGAQAYVSGNVGNGTPQEMAEWVEYMTSPAGSLAEERAKNGHKEPWAVPYFGIGNELWGCGGNMRPEFAADETRRYATFVKAPRGTKIMKIAAGANVDDTNWTEVMMREAGDKLDGLSLHYYTLLNGAFPPIGNPSAFDENQWANILSQARRMDDLITRHSAIMDKYDPAKRVFLAVDEWGTWYAQDEGTHPGFLRQQNTMRDALVASIHLDIFARHADRVRMTAIAQMVNVLQAMILTDGKKMVLTPTYHVFEMYKPWQDATVLPIDIQTPWYAKDQFTMPAVSGSAVKGKDGKVHVGLSNLDPNQSNTVSVKLDGLNAATVTGRILTASAINAHNTFDAPETVKPVAFTGAQISGGTLTVTLPAKSVVVLDLQ; this is encoded by the coding sequence ATGATGAAATCCCTGCGCCGCGCCTCCGCTGCGCTGTTGCTGTGCGCCAGCGCGCTCGCGACCACCACCGCCGTGGCCGACACCGACGGCAAGCCGACGACCGCCACGATCCACGCCGACAAGCCCGGCCCGGTCTATGACAAGGCGATCTTCACCCAGTTCGCAGAACATCTGGGCAATGGCATCTATGGCGGCCTCTATGTCGGCAACGACAAGTCGATCCCGAACACCAACGGCTTCCGCAACGACGTGATTTCGGCGCTGCGCAACCTGTCGGTGCCGATCATCCGCTGGCCCGGCGGCTGCTTCGCCGACGAATATCACTGGCGTGAAGGCATCGGCGCGAAGAACAAGCGCCCGGTCAAGATCAACACCCATTGGGGCGGCGTGACCGAACCCAATAGCGTCGGCACGCATGAGTTTTTCGAACTGGTCCGTCAGGTCGGCGCGCAGGCCTATGTTTCAGGCAATGTCGGTAACGGCACGCCGCAGGAAATGGCCGAATGGGTCGAATATATGACCTCGCCCGCCGGCAGCCTGGCCGAGGAACGCGCGAAGAACGGCCATAAGGAACCTTGGGCCGTCCCCTATTTCGGCATCGGCAACGAATTGTGGGGCTGCGGCGGCAATATGCGGCCCGAATTCGCCGCGGACGAAACGCGTCGCTACGCCACCTTCGTCAAGGCGCCACGTGGCACCAAGATCATGAAGATCGCGGCCGGCGCCAATGTCGACGACACCAACTGGACCGAAGTCATGATGCGGGAGGCGGGTGACAAGCTCGACGGCCTTTCGCTCCATTATTACACGTTGCTCAATGGGGCCTTCCCGCCGATCGGCAATCCATCCGCGTTCGATGAGAACCAATGGGCCAATATCCTGTCGCAAGCGCGGCGGATGGACGACCTGATCACCCGGCACAGCGCGATCATGGACAAATATGATCCGGCCAAGCGCGTCTTCCTGGCGGTGGACGAATGGGGCACCTGGTATGCGCAGGATGAGGGCACCCATCCGGGCTTCCTGCGTCAGCAGAACACGATGCGCGACGCGCTGGTCGCATCGATCCATCTCGACATTTTCGCGCGTCATGCCGACCGCGTCCGCATGACGGCGATCGCGCAGATGGTGAACGTGCTGCAGGCGATGATCCTCACCGACGGCAAGAAGATGGTGCTCACCCCCACCTATCATGTCTTCGAAATGTACAAGCCCTGGCAGGATGCGACGGTGCTGCCGATCGACATCCAGACGCCTTGGTATGCCAAGGACCAGTTCACCATGCCCGCCGTCAGTGGATCGGCGGTCAAGGGCAAGGATGGCAAGGTCCATGTCGGCCTGTCGAACCTTGATCCGAACCAGTCCAACACCGTGAGCGTGAAGCTGGACGGCCTGAACGCCGCGACCGTCACCGGCCGCATCCTGACCGCATCGGCGATCAATGCGCACAACACGTTCGACGCGCCCGAAACCGTCAAGCCTGTCGCCTTCACCGGTGCGCAGATCAGCGGCGGCACGCTTACCGTGACGCTGCCGGCCAAGTCGGTGGTCGTGCTCGACCTGCAATAA